The Drosophila nasuta strain 15112-1781.00 chromosome 2L, ASM2355853v1, whole genome shotgun sequence genome window below encodes:
- the LOC132783617 gene encoding stress-induced-phosphoprotein 1, translating to MDKVNELKERGNTALNAEKFDEAVAAYTEAIALDGKNHVLYSNRSAAFAKAGKYKDALEDAEKTIALNPSWPKGYSRKGAAAAGLRDYMKAFEAYNEGLKYDPQNAILLQGRQEITASVLNYMQSQGEFPMDVDPQPGSAESASKPTPKAAPAEPAKPAEPKPEEMNEEDRKKYFAKQEKELGNAAYKKKEFETALKHYNAAIEHDPTDITFHNNIAAVYFERKEYDACIKQCEKGIEVGRENRADFKLIAKSLARIGNTYRKLENYKQAKFYYEKAMSEHRTPEIKTSLSEVEAKIKEEERRAYIDPAKAEEEKEKGNEYFKKGDYSNAVKHYTEAIKRNPDDPKLYSNRAACYTKLAAFDLGLKDCETCIKLDEKFIKGYIRKGKILQGMQQTSKASTAYQKALELDPNNAEAIDGYRQCSMNFQRNPQEVLKNAMSDPEIQQILKDPAMRMILEQMQNDPNAVKEHLQNPAIADKIMKLLESGIIQIH from the exons ATGGATAAG GTGAACGAACTGAAAGAAAGGGGCAACACAGCTCTGAATGCCGAAAAGTTTGATGAGGCTGTGGCCGCCTACACAGAAGCCATTGCCTTGGATGGCAAGAATCATGTGCTCTATAGCAATCGGTCTGCCGCCTTTGCCAAGGCCGGAAAGTACAAGGATGCTCTGGAGGATGCGGAGAAGACCATTGCACTGAACCCCAGCTGGCCCAAAGGTTATTCACGCAAGGGAGCGGCAGCCGCTGGGCTGCGTGATTACATGAAGGCCTTTGAGGCGTACAATGAGG GTTTGAAGTACGATCCGCAGAATGCCATACTGTTGCAAGGACGTCAGGAGATCACAGCCTCAGTGCTGAACTATATGCAATCACAAGGTGAATTTCCCATGGATGTAGATCCACAGCCCGGTTCAGCTGAGTCAGCTTCCAAACCAACTCCTAAAGCAGCACCAGCTGAGCCCGCTAAGCCCGCTGAACCCAAGCCCGAAGAAATGAACGAGGAAGATCGCAAAAAGTACTTTGCCAAGCAGGAGAAGGAACTGGGCAATGCCGcgtacaaaaaaaaggaatttgaAACTGCCCTTAAACATTATAACGCTGCCATTGAACACGATCCGACTGACATTACGTTTCACAACAATATCGCAGCTGTGTATTTTGAGCGCAAGGAGTACGATGCTTGTATTAAGCAGTGTGAAAAGGGTATCGAAGTCGGACGTGAGAATCGTGCTGACTTCAAATTGATTGCCAAATCGTTGGCACGCATAGGTAATACGTATCGCAAACTGGAGAATTATAAACAGGCTAAGTTCTACTACGAGAAGGCTATGTCGGAGCATCGTACGCCTGAGATTAAGACTTCGTTGAGCGAAGTGGAAGCGAAAATCAAGGAGGAGGAACGTCGCGCCTACATTGATCCAGCCAAGGCCGAGGAGGAGAAGGAAAAGGGCAATGAGTATTTCAAGAAAGGCGATTATAGCAATGCTGTGAAGCATTATACGGAGGCCATTAAGCGCAATCCCGATGATCCTAAATTGTACAGCAATCGTGCGGCCTGCTACACGAAATTAGCTGCCTTTGATCTCGGTCTAAAGGATTGCGAGACTTGCATCAAGCTGGACGAGAAATTCATCAAGGGTTACATACGAAAGGGCAAAATTCTGCAG GGTATGCAACAAACCTCAAAGGCTTCTACGGCTTATCAGAAAGCACTTGAGTTGGATCCTAACAATGCCGAGGCAATTGATGGCTATCGTCAATGCTCCATGAACTTCCAACGCAATCCACAAGAGGTGCTCAAGAATGCCATGTCCGATCCAGAGATACAGCAAATACTTAAAGACCCAGCCATGCGTATGATTCTCGAGCAGATGCAAAACGATCCAAACGCTGTCAAAGA ACATTTACAAAATCCAGCTATTGCCGATAAGATAATGAAGCTGTTGGAATCGGGCATCATACAGATACATTAG
- the LOC132783618 gene encoding splicing factor U2af 38 kDa subunit, translating into MAEYLASIFGTEKDKVNCSFYFKIGACRHGDRCSRIHNKPTFSQTVLLQNLYVNPQNSAKSADGSHLVANVSDEEMQEHYDNFFEDVFVECEDKYGEIEEMNVCDNLGDHLVGNVYIKFRNEADADKAANDLNNRWFGGRPVYSELSPVTDFREACCRQYEMGECTRSGFCNFMHLKPISRELRRYLYSRRRRNRSRSRSGGPRRRSRSRSRSPRRRREDRGIGGGTDRGERGIVGGTDRGGERGIGGGTDRGDRNNDRDGNDRDRRKGGGGGGGGGGGRY; encoded by the exons aTGGCCGAGTATTTGGCATCAATTTTTGGCACAGAAAAGGACAA AGTCAACTGctcgttttattttaaaattggcgCCTGCCGGCATGGCGATCGCTGCTCTCGCATACACAATAAGCCGACATTTTCGCAAACGGTGCTGCTGCAGAACCTCTACGTTAATCCCCAAAATTCAGCCAAATCGGCGGATGGCTCACATTTGGTTGCGAACGTCTCCGATGAGGAAATGCAGGAGCATTATGACAACTTCTTCGAGGACGTCTTCGTCGAGTGCGAGGACAAGTATGGCGAAATCGAAGAGATGAATGTCTGCGACAATTTGGGCGATCATTTAGTGGGCAATGTGTACATCAAATTCCGCAATGAAGCCGATGCCGACAAGGCGGCGAATGATTTAAACAATCGCTGGTTTGGCGGTCGCCCCGTCTACTCGGAACTGTCGCCAGTCACCGATTTCCGTGAGGCCTGCTGCAGACAATATGAGATGGGCGAATGCACACGCTCCGGCTTCTGCAATTTCATGCACCTTAAGCCCATTTCCCGGGAGTTGCGACGATACTTGTATTCGCGCCGGCGACGTAATCGCTCAAGGTCTCGTTCCGGTGGCCCAAGGCGTCGGTCGCGCAGCCGCTCGCGTTCgccacgacgacgacgtgAGGATCGTGGCATTGGCGGCGGTACAGATCGTGGTGAGCGCGGCATTGTCGGTGGCACAGATCGTGGTGGGGAGCGTGGCATTGGCGGCGGGACGGATCGAGGCGATCGCAATAATGATCGTGATGGCAACGATCGGGATCGACGCAAAGGAGGTGGTggaggaggcggtggcggcggcggaaGATATTAA
- the LOC132783619 gene encoding protein PET117 homolog, mitochondrial, with the protein MSLPAKVTLGVAIGISSAIIGYVHYKQSEDRLKLHQGVIRDVEQQQRRKHENRYTLQQQIDITKQLKAMESKTEDGPKKPEKLDSIVVQPPE; encoded by the exons ATGTCGTTGCCGGCTAAAGTTACATTGGGAGTAGCAATTGGTATTTCTAGTGCCATTATAGGTTATGTCCATTATAAACAGTCCGAAGACCG ACTAAAGCTACATCAAGGTGTAATACGCGATgtggaacagcagcaacgacgcAAACATGAAAACAGATATACACTGCAACAGCAGATTGACATAACAAAGCAGCTGAAAGCGATGGAATCCAAGACAGAGGATGGTCCCAAGAAACCCGAAAAACTTGACTCGATTGTTGTACAGCCCCCAGAATAA
- the LOC132798608 gene encoding LOW QUALITY PROTEIN: androgen-induced gene 1 protein (The sequence of the model RefSeq protein was modified relative to this genomic sequence to represent the inferred CDS: deleted 1 base in 1 codon), protein MTKVELYKSRVFVTIIHLCALGQFAYGLYYSSFEVQRSYKLKTSVSRRLVPETFPQKLRLLSYWSLIIQALYYIVSLVNDFVGTNELVPKRPPAIRKFKDWLMSTLAFPVAINVGVTFWTLYAIDRELVFPKVLDPVFPSWLNHVLHTNIVVFIVLEMFTSYRAYPSRSNGLTGLGIFMVSYLVWIHIIKHYSNVWVYPVLEVLQLPQRIVFFVAVLGFTFALYLLGEFLNNVVWAKEVKLSQRKSK, encoded by the exons ATGACCAAAGTGGAGCTATATAAATCTCGTGTCTTTGTTACAATTATACATCTGTGTGCATTGGGACAATTTGCCTATGGCTTGTACTACAGCAGCTTCGAGGTACAGCGCAGCTATAAGCTCAAGACCAGCGTCAGTCGTCGCCTGGTTCCCGAAACATTTCCCCAGAAGCTGCGACTCCTCAGCTATTGGTCGCTG ATAATTCAGGCGCTTTATTACATTGTCTCCCTCGTCAATGATTTTGTGGGTACAAATGAATTGGTGCCAAAACGTCCACCAGCAATACGCAAGTTCAAGGACTGGCTGATGTCTACCCTTGCATTCCCCGTGGCCATCAATGTAGGCGTCACCTTCTGGACTTTATATGCCATCGATCGTGAACTTGTCTTTCCCAAAGTCTTAGACCCCGTCTTCCCCAG TTGGCTGAATCATGTTCTGCATACAAATATTGTTGTCTTCATTGTGCTGGAAATGTTTACCTCATATCGTGCGTAC CCCTCGCGCAGCAATGGCTTGACTGGTTTGGGCATCTTTATGGTTAGCTATCTGGTTTGGATTCACATCATCAAGCACTATTCTAATGTCTGGGTCTATCCGGTGCTGGAAGTcctgcagctgccacagcgtATTGTCTTCTTTGTCGCCGTGCTTGGATTCACCTTTGCCCTTTATTTGCTCGGCGAATTCTTGAACAATGTGGTGTGGGCCAAGGAGGTGAAGCTGTCGCAACGCAAGTCCAAGTAG
- the LOC132790915 gene encoding protein amnionless, producing the protein MLQPKHISSLLLILLLLLEADTTSIKWHSAGAPFGNPAAWLDNYLPCVHDLVVFPGNYPAVLPLPADISVQGFQLPRDGAMFLASDATINLVTPKESGRGLNPNCESSEKRAYLGAPKTSKWFDPNSWSVNSVVGSNSDSGSAPYIPELERVPCDDELVVIPANNAPISFDLEHVHTLRLGQLIMSGSSLSRTYLQELMSREVGQLLFHNAEGVQVDYYRGEVCGCHSQPDFLIQPVCENVECPVPHCESPIRPLGSCCLLCGAQLLAPVANCLEEQRKQVFDYFNAAILKEDRQDELQLHVSHVNNRLQVILLDRDSYSERSTALMHCLQLESTSSRVWKKMPQVEVRYAGRPYNPNISFGSVLLILFCVVLVAIVTVIILAHFMPENPHLRRIPQWINDPRRGNWLLALRRNLIFNRFDEAAVSGPGSGVERLAVIGYDAESGEVRERSFNNPMFEQEEVEAEATTAATTPATIKPDIEGVGVLSPNVETGELDSCSVEEQELTEIHLESSEAESDEEAETKE; encoded by the coding sequence ATGTTGCAGCCGAAACACATCTCTAGTTTGTTGTTaatcttgctgctgctgctggaggcGGATACAACCTCGATTAAATGGCATAGTGCTGGCGCTCCATTTGGCAATCCAGCTGCCTGGCTGGACAATTATTTGCCCTGTGTGCACGACTTGGTTGTGTTTCCGGGCAATTATCCGGCCGTGTTGCCGCTGCCGGCGGACATCTCGGTGCAAGGATTTCAGCTGCCACGAGATGGAGCCATGTTCTTGGCATCAGATGCTACCATTAATCTGGTGACTCCAAAGGAAAGTGGCAGAGGTCTAAATCCAAACTGCGAAAGCAGTGAGAAACGCGCCTACTTAGGAGCACCGAAGACGAGCAAATGGTTTGATCCCAACAGCTGGAGCGTCAACTCAGTAGTAGGGAGCAACAGCGATAGTGGAAGTGCTCCTTATATCCCTGAGCTGGAGCGCGTACCCTGCGATGATGAGTTAGTGGTGATACCCGCCAACAATGCTCCAATCTCTTTTGATCTGGAGCATGTTCACACGTTGCGTTTGGGGCAGCTGATAATGTCGGGATCATCGCTTTCTCGCACTTATCTGCAGGAGTTAATGAGTCGCGAAGTCGGTCAGCTGTTGTTTCACAATGCTGAAGGCGTGCAAGTGGATTATTATCGCGGTGAAGTCTGCGGTTGCCATAGCCAGCCCGATTTCCTAATTCAACCCGTCTGCGAGAATGTCGAGTGTCCGGTACCACATTGTGAGTCACCCATTCGACCCTTGGGCTCGTGTTGTTTGCTCTGCGGTGCCCAATTGTTGGCACCTGTCGCCAATTGCTTGGAGGAGCAGCGCAAGCAAGTGTTCGATTACTTCAATGCCGCCATACTTAAGGAGGATCGTCAGGatgagctgcagctgcatgTGAGTCATGTCAACAATCGTCTGCAGGTGATTCTCTTGGATCGGGACAGTTACAGTGAACGTAGCACAGCGCTAATGCATTGCCTGCAGCTGGAGTCCACCTCGAGTAGGGTGTGGAAAAAGATGCCGCAGGTCGAAGTGCGTTATGCGGGTCGTCCATATAATCCCAATATTAGCTTCGGCTCCGTCCTGCTCATACTCTTCTGTGTAGTGCTGGTGGCCATTGTGACGGTCATTATCTTGGCCCACTTTATGCCCGAGAATCCGCATCTGCGACGTATTCCACAGTGGATCAATGATCCACGTCGCGGCAATTGGCTCTTAGCTTTGCGCAGGAATCTGATATTTAATCGATTTGATGAGGCAGCTGTTTCTGGCCCTGGCTCTGGTGTGGAGCGTTTGGCAGTGATTGGCTATGATGCCGAGAGTGGTGAGGTGCGCGAACGTTCCTTCAATAATCCCATGTTTGAGCAGGAAGAGGTGGAGGCGGAAGCAACGACTGCCGCAACAACTCCTGCTACAATCAAACCGGATATAGAAGGTGTGGGTGTCTTGTCGCCCAATGTGGAAACGGGCGAACTGGACAGCTGTAGCGTGGAGGAGCAGGAGCTTACAGAAATCCATTTGGAGTCCTCGGAAGCGGAAAGCGATGAGGAGGCGGAAAccaaagaataa
- the LOC132798572 gene encoding protein smoothened isoform X1, which translates to MMPSTFIASCLLLFILPAALFATPASSSTPASSTQGDLEAINGTTNYRLYGKKGKDDKPWLIDLDSRHIHCVRRSRCLEVNATHNTCLGSKLPYGFTSLGLTDYRQEKELDEALSGYYALRHVPKCWAVIQPFLCAVFKPKCEVINGQDMVYLPSYEMCKITLEPCRMLYNTTFFPKFLRCNETLFPMKCSNDAREMKFNVTGKCLAPLVPADNAASYYPGIEGCGVQCKDPLYTDDEHRQIHKLIGYGGTLCLLSNLFVVATFLIDWQNANKYPAVIVFYINLCFLISCFGWLVQFTSGSREDIVCRKDGTLRHSEPTAGENLSCIVIFVLVYYFLTAGMVWFVFLTYAWHWRAMGHVQDRIDKKGSYFHLVAWSLPLVLTITTMALSEVDGSGIVGICFVGYTNHSMRAGLLLGPLCGVILIGGYFITRGMIMLFGLKHFANDIKSTSASNKIHLIIMRMGVCALLTLIFILVAIACHVTEFRHSTEWAESLRQYIICRITSVFDENSVCKIENRPSVGVLQLHLLCLFSSGILMSTWCWTPSSIETWKRYIKKKCGKEVVEEVKMPKHKVIAQTWAKRKDFEDKGRLSITLYNTHTDPVGLNFDVNDLNSSETNEISSTWVHYLPQCVKRRMALTGVTTGNTNSSSQGQAGRKNSLDSEISVSVRHVSVESRRNSVDSQVSVKIAEMKTKVASRSRQHGKHGGYASSSNKRTQRRRDFIAASSGRTKYSSAGGRGRRESSTSVESQVIALKKTTYPNASHKVGMFAQSTKKQHNSSRRRNGGLDPTIINEFIQKNGQFILPFLQNQGMTTSSDEEENSRASFKIQDLNVVVKQELSDDDDDDDDVDAGPKIQELPNNGNKAAALEHFLKHMQKSGESNRHSRNSQRSRKSRNKESTNKSHKHGGLELDLDLDMDSNSDFKHKYARQLAAAIDVNGDSLSCSSAELDIPLDIMLHSSYSGLSTGKPNSRNSKTSCDVGIQANPFDIATHTLPSYGNDELQQAMRLLNAASRQRNELLSEEATEMQSLLGPRHQKEPTIMSESDKLKMLLLPSK; encoded by the exons ATGATGCC GAGCACTTTCATTGCTAGCTGCCTGTTGCTCTTCATTCTGCCCGCTGCCCTCTTTGCCACGCCCGCCTCTAGCTCCACGCCAGCGAGCTCAACTCAAGGCGATCTAGAAGCAATCAATGGCACAACAAATTATCGACTGTATGGCAAAAAGGGCAAGGACGACAAGCCATGGCTGATTGATCTCGACAGCCGGCACATACACTGTGTGCGTCGTTCACGATGCCTCGAAGTCAATGCGACACACAACACTTGCTTGGGTTCCAAGTTGCCCTACGGCTTTACCAGTCTGGGCTTGACGGACTATCGCCAGGAGAAGGAGTTGGATGAGGCCTTGAGTGGCTACTATGCGCTAAGACATGTGCCCAAGTGCTGGGCTGTTATACAG CCATTTTTGTGCGCTGTTTTCAAGCCCAAGTGCGAGGTAATCAATGGTCAGGACATGGTCTACCTGCCTTCGTATGAAATGTGCAAGATTACCCTCGAGCCCTGCCGCATGCTGTACAACACAACATTTTTCCCGAAATTTCTGCGCTGCAACGAAACCTTGTTTCCCATGAAGTGCAGTAATGATGCCCgcgaaatgaaattcaatgtAACGGGCAAATGTTTGGCACCTTTGGTGCCCGCCGACAACGCGGCGAGCTATTATCCCGGCATTGAGGGCTGCGGCGTGCAATGCAAGGATCCGTTGTACACGGACGATGAGCATAGACAGATTCACAAGCTCATTGGATATGGTGGAACTTTATGCCTGCTGTCGAATCTGTTTGTGGTCGCAACTTTTCTCATTGACTGGCAGAATGCCAACAAATATCCAGCTGTCATTGTATTCTACATCAATCTGTGCTTTCTTATCTCCTGTTTTGG TTGGCTTGTGCAGTTCACGTCGGGTTCTCGCGAGGATATCGTCTGTCGCAAGGATGGCACACTGCGTCACTCGGAGCCCACGGCCGGCGAGAATCTCTCCTGTATTGTGATATTTGTGCTTGTATACTACTTTTTGACTGCCGGCATGGTGTGGTTTGTATTCCTCACCTATGCGTGGCATTGGCGGGCCATGGGCCATGTGCAAGATCGCATCGACAAGAAGGGTTCATACTTTCATCTGGTGGCTTGGTCGCTGCCCTTGGTGCTAACGATCACAACGATGGCGTTGAGTGAGGTTGATGGCAGCGGCATTGTGGGCATCTGTTTTGTTGGCTACACAAATCATTCGATGCGTGCCGGTTTGCTGCTTGGACCTCTATGCGGCGTCATTCTAATTGGTGGCTATTTCATAACGCGTGGCATGATAATGCTGTTTGGCCTAAAGCATTTTGCCAACGACATTAAATCCACATCGGCTAGCAATAAAAtccatttaattattatgcgCATGGGCGTCTGTGCGTTGTTAACATTAATTTTCATTCTCGTTGCCATCGCCTGTCATGTGACGGAGTTTCGCCACTCTACCGAATGGGCCGAAAGCCTTAGGCAGTACATAAT TTGTCGCATCACCTCGGTGTTTGATGAGAACAGCGTGTGTAAGATCGAGAATCGTCCCAGCGTCGGCGTGCTTCAGCTGCACTTGCTTTGCCTATTCAGTTCGGGCATTTTAATGTCCACGTGGTGCTGGACTCCGTCCTCCATTGAGACCTGGAAGCGTTACATCAaaaa AAAGTGTGGCAAGGAGGTCGTCGAGGAAGTCAAGATGCCCAAACACAAGGTCATTGCACAGACTTGGGCCAAGCGCAAGGACTTTGAGGACAAGGGCCGACTATCTATAACTCTCTACAACACGCACACCGATCCAGTGGGCCTAAATTTCGATGTGAACGATTTGAACTCGTCCGAAACGAACGAGATAAGCTCCACTTGGGTGCATTATTTGCCGCAATGTGTGAAACGTCGCATGGCCCTGACTGGCGTCACAACAGGCAACACAAACTCCTCCAGTCAAGGCCAGGCTGGACGCAAGAACTCGCTGGACTCGGAGATTAGTGTGAGCGTGCGTCACGTGTCTGTGGAATCGCGTCGCAACTCAGTCGACTCGCAGGTCTCAGTGAAGATTGCcgaaatgaaaactaaagTTGCTTCACGTTCGCGACAACATGGCAAACATGGTGGTTACGCCTCGAGCAGCAATAAGCGCACACAACGGCGTCGCGATTTCATTGCGGCCAGCAGCGGACGCACCAAATACAGCAGCGCCGGTGGACGTGGACGACGGGAGAGCAGCACCTCGGTGGAGTCGCAAGTGATTGCGCTGAAGAAGACCACGTATCCAAATGCTAGTCACAAAGTGGGCATGTTTGCCCAGAGCACCAAAAAGCAGCACAACAGCAGTCGGCGTCGCAATGGGGGCCTCGACCCCACAATCATCAACGAATTCATACAAAAGAATGGACAGTTTATATTGCCATTTCTGCAGAATCAAGGCATGACCACGTCCTCAGACGAGGAAGAAAATTCGCGTGCCTCGTTCAAGATACAAGATCTCAATGTGGTGGTCAAGCAGGAGTTAagcgacgacgatgacgatgatgatgatgtcgaTGCTGGGCCAAAAATCCAAGAGCTGcccaacaatggcaacaaggCGGCGGCATTAGAACATTTTCTGAAGCACATGCAAAAGTCTGGGGAATCCAATCGTCATTCTCGCAACTCGCAGCGTAGTCGCAAGTCACGCAATAAGGAATCTACCAACAAGTCTCACAAACACGGCGGCTTGGAGTTGGATCTCGATCTCGATATGGATTCGAATAGTGATTTCAAGCACAAATATGCACGACAATTGGCTGCTGCAATTGATGTCAACGGTGACTCATTGAGCTGCTCCTCGGCTGAACTCGATATTCCACTCGACATCATGTTGCACAGCTCGTACTCGGGACTCTCAACAGGCAAACCAAATTCACGCAACAGCAAGACTAGCTGTGATGTGGGCATACAGGCCAATCCCTTCGACATTGCCACACACACGTTGCCCAGCTATGGAAACGATGAACTGCAGCAGGCGATGCGATTGCTCAATGCGGCAAGTCGTCAGCGCAATGAACTGCTGTCGGAGGAAGCTACGGAAATGCAATCGCTGCTTGGACCACGACATCAGAAGGAACCAACGATTATGAGCGAATCGGACAAGCTTAAAATGCTGCTACTGCCCTCTAAATAG
- the LOC132798572 gene encoding protein smoothened isoform X2, whose translation MMPSTFIASCLLLFILPAALFATPASSSTPASSTQGDLEAINGTTNYRLYGKKGKDDKPWLIDLDSRHIHCVRRSRCLEVNATHNTCLGSKLPYGFTSLGLTDYRQEKELDEALSGYYALRHVPKCWAVIQPFLCAVFKPKCEVINGQDMVYLPSYEMCKITLEPCRMLYNTTFFPKFLRCNETLFPMKCSNDAREMKFNVTGKCLAPLVPADNAASYYPGIEGCGVQCKDPLYTDDEHRQIHKLIGYGGTLCLLSNLFVVATFLIDWQNANKYPAVIVFYINLCFLISCFGWLVQFTSGSREDIVCRKDGTLRHSEPTAGENLSCIVIFVLVYYFLTAGMVWFVFLTYAWHWRAMGHVQDRIDKKGSYFHLVAWSLPLVLTITTMALSEVDGSGIVGICFVGYTNHSMRAGLLLGPLCGVILIGGYFITRGMIMLFGLKHFANDIKSTSASNKIHLIIMRMGVCALLTLIFILVAIACHVTEFRHSTEWAESLRQYIICRITSVFDENSVCKIENRPSVGVLQLHLLCLFSSGILMSTWCWTPSSIETWKRYIKNVARRSSRKSRCPNTRSLHRLGPSARTLRTRADYL comes from the exons ATGATGCC GAGCACTTTCATTGCTAGCTGCCTGTTGCTCTTCATTCTGCCCGCTGCCCTCTTTGCCACGCCCGCCTCTAGCTCCACGCCAGCGAGCTCAACTCAAGGCGATCTAGAAGCAATCAATGGCACAACAAATTATCGACTGTATGGCAAAAAGGGCAAGGACGACAAGCCATGGCTGATTGATCTCGACAGCCGGCACATACACTGTGTGCGTCGTTCACGATGCCTCGAAGTCAATGCGACACACAACACTTGCTTGGGTTCCAAGTTGCCCTACGGCTTTACCAGTCTGGGCTTGACGGACTATCGCCAGGAGAAGGAGTTGGATGAGGCCTTGAGTGGCTACTATGCGCTAAGACATGTGCCCAAGTGCTGGGCTGTTATACAG CCATTTTTGTGCGCTGTTTTCAAGCCCAAGTGCGAGGTAATCAATGGTCAGGACATGGTCTACCTGCCTTCGTATGAAATGTGCAAGATTACCCTCGAGCCCTGCCGCATGCTGTACAACACAACATTTTTCCCGAAATTTCTGCGCTGCAACGAAACCTTGTTTCCCATGAAGTGCAGTAATGATGCCCgcgaaatgaaattcaatgtAACGGGCAAATGTTTGGCACCTTTGGTGCCCGCCGACAACGCGGCGAGCTATTATCCCGGCATTGAGGGCTGCGGCGTGCAATGCAAGGATCCGTTGTACACGGACGATGAGCATAGACAGATTCACAAGCTCATTGGATATGGTGGAACTTTATGCCTGCTGTCGAATCTGTTTGTGGTCGCAACTTTTCTCATTGACTGGCAGAATGCCAACAAATATCCAGCTGTCATTGTATTCTACATCAATCTGTGCTTTCTTATCTCCTGTTTTGG TTGGCTTGTGCAGTTCACGTCGGGTTCTCGCGAGGATATCGTCTGTCGCAAGGATGGCACACTGCGTCACTCGGAGCCCACGGCCGGCGAGAATCTCTCCTGTATTGTGATATTTGTGCTTGTATACTACTTTTTGACTGCCGGCATGGTGTGGTTTGTATTCCTCACCTATGCGTGGCATTGGCGGGCCATGGGCCATGTGCAAGATCGCATCGACAAGAAGGGTTCATACTTTCATCTGGTGGCTTGGTCGCTGCCCTTGGTGCTAACGATCACAACGATGGCGTTGAGTGAGGTTGATGGCAGCGGCATTGTGGGCATCTGTTTTGTTGGCTACACAAATCATTCGATGCGTGCCGGTTTGCTGCTTGGACCTCTATGCGGCGTCATTCTAATTGGTGGCTATTTCATAACGCGTGGCATGATAATGCTGTTTGGCCTAAAGCATTTTGCCAACGACATTAAATCCACATCGGCTAGCAATAAAAtccatttaattattatgcgCATGGGCGTCTGTGCGTTGTTAACATTAATTTTCATTCTCGTTGCCATCGCCTGTCATGTGACGGAGTTTCGCCACTCTACCGAATGGGCCGAAAGCCTTAGGCAGTACATAAT TTGTCGCATCACCTCGGTGTTTGATGAGAACAGCGTGTGTAAGATCGAGAATCGTCCCAGCGTCGGCGTGCTTCAGCTGCACTTGCTTTGCCTATTCAGTTCGGGCATTTTAATGTCCACGTGGTGCTGGACTCCGTCCTCCATTGAGACCTGGAAGCGTTACATCAaaaa TGTGGCAAGGAGGTCGTCGAGGAAGTCAAGATGCCCAAACACAAGGTCATTGCACAGACTTGGGCCAAGCGCAAGGACTTTGAGGACAAGGGCCGACTATCTATAA